One window of Myripristis murdjan chromosome 8, fMyrMur1.1, whole genome shotgun sequence genomic DNA carries:
- the LOC115364122 gene encoding uncharacterized protein LOC115364122, producing MRPMSRNLIPLLLNVAHLLANPVTDSTAEARLNLTEATTSPEFKSSTNAEPLRSSLLATANSRFKTQGTLTTASAVLTNLDKQSQAKSRQPGGDIPVSPTTSEGLSTVKTLVGEANQLHGNAVDNEDGSVQVNKTIMSDADVQGNNQSSFNKNKTINNTSTKGGHSTPPNSKGDCKSLSCHTSKLVCFITLWFLGVTAAVFLGLTICLWVRLSIQQAKRVSSETATEVDMENLWAADNSTVEERVEFWYTSGSAIGQDSGGGQARRTEHGNGGRDGRREEREEKLWAQPKVTMKDITEFWYSNGRRGPEDHINQ from the exons ATGAG ACCAATGTCAAGAAATCTGATTCCCCTGCTGCTGAATGTCGCTCACCTCTTAGCAAATCCCGTTACTGACTCCACTGCTGAGGCACGTTTGAACCTGACAGAGGCCACAACCTCTCCTGAGTTTAAATCCAGTACTAATGCTGAGCCGCTGCGTTCCTCACTCCTGGCCACTGCCAACAGCAGATTCAAGACACAAGGGACACTAACTACAGCCTCAGCAGTTTTAACCAACTTGGACAAGCAGTCGCAAGCAAAGAGTAGACAACCAGGAGGAGACATTCCTGTCAGTCCAACAACCTCAGAGGGACTGTCAACTGTAAAAACACTGGTGGGTGAGGCAAACCAGTTGCATGGTAATGCAGTAGATAATGAAGATGGAAGTGTGCAAGTGAACAAGACAATAATGTCTGATGCTGACGTCCAAGGAAACAATCAGTCATCGTTTAATAAGAACAAGACTATTAACAATACAAGTACCAAAGGTGGCCACTCCACTCCCCCAAACTCTAAAGGAGACTGTAAATCTTTGTCTTGCCACACCTCTAAACTGGTTTGTTTCATCACTTTGTGGTTTCTGGGAGTGACTGCTGCTGTCTTCCTGGGCCTGACCATCTGTCTGTGGGTGCGACTGTCTATCCAGCAAGCGAAGAGGGTGAGCTCAGAGACAGCGACAGAAGTCGACATGGAGAACCTATGGGCGGCCGACAACTCCACCGTGGAAGAGAGGGTGGAGTTCTGGTACACCAGTGGCTCAGCAATCGGACAGGACAGCGGAGGAGGACAGGCGAGAAGGACAGAGCATggaaatggagggagggatggcaggagggaggagagggaagaaaaactgtggGCTCAACCCAAAGTGACTATGAAAGATATAACTGAGTTCTGGTACTCCAATGGGAGACGAGGACCAGAGGACCACATCAACCAGTAA